A genomic stretch from Flavobacterium sp. KS-LB2 includes:
- the sov gene encoding T9SS outer membrane translocon Sov/SprA, producing the protein MHKIYLFLLVLFCGFASQAQVNQAAQDTVKTGFSIGKVQLKNPKSILSAYTYDPVTDRYIYTNSVDGFSINYPIILTPKEYEKLVLKESMRDYFKKKVDAIEGKKEGSEDAKKDLLPRYYVKSGLFESIFGSNTIDVKPTGSIEMDLGMRYTKQDNPSFSPRNRSNLSFDFDQRISMSLMGKVGTRLSVNANYDTQSTFAFQNLMKLEYAPSEDDIIQKIEVGNVSMPLNSSLIRGAQSLFGVKTQLQFGKTTITGVFSEQKSQTKSLIAQGGGTIQDFDMFALDYDNDRHFFLSQYFRNRYDKSLINYPFIDSRVQITRLEIWVTNKQNRVVATNNNLRNIIALQDLGEGQLNGLADNEVVVLDPIPASPPFFTAGPDTPTDNKNNAYNPELIQAGGGLLNPNIREIVTSNSGFNVTVSEGQDYSKLENARKLNPNEYTYSPQLGYISLQQRLANDEVLAVAYQYTIGDQVYQVGEFGNDGVDATVVTGNNPSNQAIISQSLILKMLKSNLTNVKNPVWNLMMKNIYQIPGAYQVKQEDFRFNILYTDPSPLNYITEVAGSPFPSNPLPQNEVAETPLLKVFNLDKLNYNNDPQAGGDGFFDFMPGLTMDAQYGRIIFTTKEPFGELLFSKLSTGGENYNNTSSYNENQKKYVFRSMYRNTQSGALQDSDKNKFLLRGKYKSSGGEGIPLNALNVPQGSVVVTAAGRVLVEGIDYSVNYQLGRVQILDPSLQASNTPIEVALENNSVFGLQTRRFMGVNVEHKISDNFLIGATFLKMTERPFTQKSSFGQESVNNTIFGFNTNFSTEVPFLTRLVNKLPNVDTDVPSNLSVRGEIAFLKPDTPKADQFQGESTIYVDDFEGSQSTIDMRSPYAWSLASTPERNATSTYDFNASANDLSYGFKRAKLAWYTIDPVFYTQKPAGISNQDLSFNNTRRIFSEELYPLTDIAQGQSQVINTLDLSYYPSDRGPYNNSLNSAANPRDNFGGIMRSLNSTNFEQGNVEYIQFWVLDPYVGNGQAPQSNTGKIYFNLGEISEDVLKDGRKQYENGLGPDQILVNPQPLWGDVPASQSLIYAFDTNVANRTNQDIGLDGLANANEGAVYTNFASELDPAADDYTFYLNASGGILDRYKMYNGTDGNSAVDITDPNRGSTTAPDVEDINRDNTMNTINAYYEYSIDVQPNMNVGQNYITDIRNTQVTLPDGSTTEARWLQFKIPVSQPENTIGNISDFRSIRFMRMFMTGFSEQVTVRFGALDLVRGEWRRYTNTLDFNDTNIADDDTNLDVLAVNVQENNERCPINYIVPPGVQREQLYNNNTVINQNEQSLALRVSGGGLEPEDSRAVFKNVSIDMRQFKKLKMFLHAESLPNEVVLQDNQMVGFIRFGNDFTQNFYQIEIPLKVTSPSSASNSDCSPLSAEEVWPEENEIDLSLALLTKLKILAMSINPSTLPLDGIYYPDNDPANSDGDGSDKLRLGIKGNPNFGLVRTLMVGLKNNESRNDIKGEVWFNELRLADMDNQGGMAAVLNVDTNLADFATVSASGKKSTIGFGTLEQGPNERNREDTQQYNIVTNVNLGKLLPPKWQINLPFNYAIGEETITPEYDPFNQDIKLKQLLNNTADQNEKDNIEKRAIDYTKRKSINFIGVRKDRSPEQKQHVYDPENFTFSQSFNEVERHDFEIEDYVDQQVNTSVDYAYTFKPKSVEPFKKTKFMKKSNYWKLLSDFNFNYLPSNVSFNTNIIRQYNRQQFRQVDVEGIGLDPLYRRNFAFNYQYGFNFNLTKSLKLNYTASSSNIVKNYLNEDNEPIETFTIWDSYWDMGDPNQHMQQLVVNYEIPINKIPLFSFVKANYSYTGDYSWQRTSNALSQIEIEGNSYNLGNTVQNASSNNLNATLNMDMLYKYLGLTKNANKAVPKPKTTAPKPGEKIVNTNPNQVQKNNEFVDGFIGVLTSIKNIQMNYTYNSGTVLPGYTPSVGFLGSSRPSLGFIFGSQADVRYEAAKNGWLTNYPDFNQNFSQVTNKLFKATANVDLLPDLKIDLTLDRAYSENSSEQYDIIDGVYNPRSPYDTGIFSISTVLIRTSFLASDENSSVAFDDFRTNRLTVANRLATQRGIDINNPVNLDPDGFPIGFGKNNQAVLLPAFLAAYSGGNASDVSLGIFRSFPIPNWSIKYNGLMRYGLFKKNFKRFSLQHNYRASYTINAFRSNFEYDKDPSGVDASGNFFNRTIMSNINLVEQFNPLLRMDFELKSSLKVLAEIKKDRALSMSFDNNLLTEVKGIEYVVGLGYRFKDVIFSSRLADNPTGIIKSDINLKADVTYRNNQTIVRYLDYDNNQLAGGQNIWSLTIKADYAFSKNLTAIFYYDHSFSKAVISTSFPLTNVRSGITLRYNFGN; encoded by the coding sequence ATGCATAAAATTTACCTTTTTTTGCTTGTATTATTCTGTGGTTTTGCATCGCAAGCCCAAGTAAATCAAGCAGCTCAGGATACCGTTAAAACTGGATTTTCTATTGGAAAGGTTCAGTTGAAAAATCCAAAGAGTATTCTCTCTGCCTATACCTATGACCCAGTAACAGATAGGTATATTTACACAAATTCTGTTGATGGGTTCTCCATTAATTATCCTATTATATTGACGCCAAAAGAATATGAAAAATTGGTTTTGAAAGAATCAATGCGCGATTATTTCAAAAAAAAGGTGGATGCTATTGAAGGTAAAAAAGAAGGTAGTGAAGATGCTAAAAAAGATTTATTACCACGATATTATGTGAAATCAGGCCTTTTTGAATCTATTTTTGGAAGCAATACCATTGATGTAAAACCAACGGGATCTATAGAAATGGATTTAGGAATGCGGTATACAAAACAAGATAATCCCTCTTTTTCACCTAGAAACAGATCTAATCTTTCTTTTGATTTTGATCAAAGAATAAGTATGAGTTTGATGGGTAAAGTAGGAACCCGACTTAGTGTAAACGCTAATTACGATACTCAATCAACATTTGCTTTTCAAAACCTAATGAAGTTGGAATATGCGCCTTCAGAAGATGATATTATTCAAAAAATTGAAGTAGGAAATGTAAGTATGCCTCTAAATAGTTCTTTGATACGTGGCGCACAAAGTTTATTTGGTGTAAAAACACAATTGCAATTTGGAAAAACAACTATTACTGGAGTTTTTTCGGAACAAAAATCACAAACCAAAAGTTTAATAGCGCAAGGCGGTGGAACAATTCAAGACTTTGACATGTTTGCACTGGATTATGATAATGATAGACACTTTTTCTTGTCCCAATATTTTAGAAATAGATATGATAAATCATTAATAAATTATCCTTTTATTGACAGTAGAGTTCAAATTACCCGACTAGAAATTTGGGTAACTAACAAACAAAATAGGGTTGTAGCTACAAATAACAATCTTCGAAATATTATTGCGCTTCAGGATTTAGGGGAAGGGCAATTAAATGGTTTGGCAGATAATGAAGTAGTTGTCTTGGATCCTATTCCTGCAAGTCCTCCATTTTTTACAGCAGGACCTGATACTCCAACAGATAATAAAAATAATGCCTATAATCCGGAATTAATACAAGCGGGTGGTGGTTTGTTGAACCCTAATATTCGTGAAATTGTAACATCAAACTCCGGTTTTAATGTTACAGTAAGCGAAGGACAAGATTATTCTAAATTAGAGAATGCTAGAAAACTGAATCCAAATGAATATACTTACAGTCCTCAATTAGGATATATTTCATTGCAACAAAGATTAGCTAATGATGAGGTTTTGGCGGTTGCTTATCAATACACAATTGGAGATCAAGTGTATCAAGTGGGTGAGTTTGGTAACGATGGCGTTGATGCAACAGTTGTTACGGGAAACAATCCTTCCAATCAAGCTATTATTTCTCAAAGTTTGATTTTGAAAATGCTGAAAAGCAATTTAACTAATGTTAAAAATCCAGTATGGAACTTGATGATGAAAAACATCTATCAGATTCCTGGTGCTTATCAGGTAAAACAAGAGGATTTTAGATTCAATATTCTTTATACAGATCCATCTCCTTTAAATTATATTACAGAAGTTGCTGGAAGTCCTTTTCCATCAAATCCATTACCTCAAAATGAAGTTGCCGAAACGCCTTTATTAAAAGTATTTAACTTGGATAAATTAAATTACAATAATGATCCTCAGGCTGGAGGGGATGGTTTTTTTGATTTTATGCCAGGTTTAACCATGGACGCGCAATACGGAAGAATTATTTTTACTACCAAAGAACCATTTGGTGAACTGTTGTTCTCTAAATTGTCAACTGGAGGAGAAAATTACAACAATACGAGCTCGTATAATGAAAACCAGAAAAAATATGTGTTTCGCAGTATGTACCGAAACACACAATCTGGAGCTTTACAAGACAGCGATAAAAATAAATTTTTATTAAGAGGAAAATATAAATCATCAGGTGGGGAAGGAATTCCTCTTAATGCATTAAACGTGCCACAAGGTTCTGTTGTGGTTACCGCTGCAGGTAGAGTCTTAGTAGAAGGAATTGATTATAGTGTGAACTATCAATTGGGAAGAGTTCAAATTTTAGATCCGTCGCTTCAGGCTTCGAATACGCCTATTGAAGTTGCACTGGAAAATAATTCGGTTTTTGGTTTGCAAACCAGAAGGTTTATGGGTGTAAATGTGGAACATAAAATTTCCGATAATTTCTTGATTGGGGCAACTTTCCTTAAAATGACGGAGCGACCATTTACTCAAAAATCTAGCTTTGGTCAAGAATCAGTTAACAATACTATTTTTGGATTCAATACAAATTTTTCAACCGAGGTTCCTTTCTTGACTCGATTAGTGAATAAATTACCAAACGTAGATACAGATGTTCCCTCTAATCTTTCTGTGAGAGGTGAAATTGCTTTTTTGAAACCAGATACTCCAAAAGCAGATCAATTTCAAGGCGAATCTACCATTTATGTAGATGATTTTGAAGGGTCTCAATCCACTATTGATATGCGTTCTCCGTATGCATGGAGTTTGGCATCAACGCCGGAAAGAAACGCAACAAGCACCTATGATTTTAATGCGAGTGCGAATGATTTAAGCTATGGGTTTAAAAGAGCTAAGTTAGCTTGGTACACGATTGATCCCGTTTTTTATACTCAAAAGCCAGCAGGAATTTCAAATCAAGATTTATCATTCAATAATACTAGAAGAATATTTAGTGAGGAATTGTATCCTTTGACGGATATTGCGCAAGGGCAATCTCAAGTGATTAATACATTAGATTTGAGTTATTATCCTTCTGATAGAGGTCCTTATAATAACAGTTTGAATTCGGCAGCGAATCCAAGAGATAATTTTGGAGGTATTATGCGTTCTTTAAATTCTACAAATTTCGAACAGGGAAATGTTGAATACATTCAGTTTTGGGTATTAGATCCGTATGTAGGAAATGGTCAAGCACCGCAATCAAATACAGGTAAAATTTACTTCAATTTAGGGGAGATATCTGAGGATGTTTTGAAAGATGGAAGAAAGCAATATGAGAATGGACTTGGACCAGACCAGATTTTGGTAAACCCGCAACCGTTATGGGGAGATGTTCCGGCCTCTCAATCTCTAATTTATGCTTTTGACACTAATGTAGCAAATAGAACGAATCAAGATATTGGTTTGGATGGTTTGGCTAATGCCAATGAAGGCGCGGTGTATACTAATTTTGCCTCAGAGTTAGATCCAGCGGCAGATGATTATACCTTTTATTTGAATGCTTCTGGAGGGATTTTGGACCGCTATAAAATGTATAATGGTACTGATGGAAACTCGGCAGTTGATATTACTGATCCCAATAGAGGATCTACAACTGCTCCTGATGTTGAGGATATCAACAGAGATAATACCATGAACACAATTAATGCTTATTACGAATATAGTATTGATGTTCAACCCAACATGAATGTTGGACAGAATTATATTACTGATATAAGAAATACCCAAGTGACTTTGCCGGATGGCTCTACTACAGAAGCGAGATGGCTGCAGTTTAAAATACCGGTTTCTCAACCTGAAAATACGATAGGAAATATTTCTGATTTTAGATCTATACGTTTTATGAGAATGTTTATGACTGGGTTTAGTGAACAAGTAACGGTTCGTTTTGGGGCACTGGATTTAGTAAGGGGAGAATGGAGACGATATACAAACACGCTTGATTTTAACGATACTAATATTGCTGATGATGATACCAACCTAGATGTTTTGGCGGTCAATGTTCAGGAAAATAATGAGAGATGTCCAATAAATTATATTGTTCCTCCAGGTGTACAACGAGAGCAGTTATACAATAATAATACGGTTATCAATCAAAATGAGCAATCGTTAGCATTGCGAGTATCCGGTGGTGGATTAGAACCAGAAGATTCAAGAGCAGTTTTTAAAAACGTAAGTATTGATATGCGTCAATTCAAAAAACTGAAAATGTTTTTGCACGCAGAATCATTACCAAATGAAGTAGTGCTTCAAGACAATCAAATGGTTGGATTTATCCGTTTTGGGAATGATTTTACCCAAAATTTCTATCAAATTGAAATTCCTTTAAAAGTAACAAGTCCTTCTTCTGCTTCAAATTCTGATTGTTCTCCTTTGAGCGCTGAGGAAGTTTGGCCCGAGGAAAATGAGATTGATTTGTCATTGGCTTTATTGACAAAATTGAAGATTCTCGCTATGAGTATTAATCCAAGTACATTACCATTAGATGGGATTTATTATCCAGATAACGACCCTGCAAACTCTGATGGTGATGGAAGCGATAAATTGCGATTGGGTATAAAAGGGAATCCTAATTTTGGATTAGTTCGTACGCTGATGGTGGGTTTAAAAAACAATGAATCCCGAAATGATATCAAAGGGGAAGTTTGGTTTAATGAACTTCGCTTAGCGGATATGGATAATCAAGGCGGAATGGCCGCTGTATTGAATGTAGATACTAATTTAGCTGATTTTGCTACAGTTTCAGCTTCAGGTAAAAAGAGCACTATTGGTTTTGGAACTTTAGAACAAGGTCCAAACGAAAGAAATCGTGAGGATACACAACAATATAATATTGTGACCAATGTAAATCTGGGTAAATTATTGCCTCCAAAATGGCAAATTAATCTGCCCTTCAATTATGCTATTGGTGAAGAGACTATAACTCCGGAATACGATCCTTTTAATCAAGACATCAAACTAAAACAATTACTTAATAATACGGCTGATCAAAACGAAAAAGATAACATCGAAAAAAGAGCCATTGATTATACAAAACGTAAAAGTATCAACTTTATTGGGGTTAGAAAAGATAGAAGTCCAGAGCAAAAACAACATGTTTACGATCCGGAGAATTTTACTTTTTCACAGTCTTTTAATGAAGTTGAAAGACATGATTTTGAAATTGAAGATTACGTAGATCAGCAGGTAAATACATCTGTGGATTATGCTTATACTTTTAAACCAAAATCAGTAGAGCCTTTCAAGAAAACAAAATTCATGAAAAAGAGTAATTATTGGAAGCTTTTAAGCGATTTCAATTTTAATTATTTACCTTCTAATGTCTCGTTTAATACCAATATTATCAGGCAGTACAACCGTCAGCAATTTAGACAAGTAGATGTAGAAGGAATTGGATTAGACCCTTTGTATCGAAGAAATTTTGCATTCAATTACCAATATGGATTTAATTTTAATTTGACAAAATCTTTGAAATTAAACTACACGGCATCTTCGAGTAATATTGTGAAAAATTATTTGAACGAAGATAATGAACCTATTGAAACGTTTACTATTTGGGATAGTTATTGGGATATGGGAGATCCAAATCAACACATGCAGCAGTTGGTTGTGAATTATGAAATTCCAATCAATAAAATCCCATTATTTAGCTTTGTCAAAGCTAATTATTCATATACTGGCGATTATAGCTGGCAACGTACTTCTAACGCATTATCTCAAATAGAAATTGAAGGAAACAGTTATAATTTAGGGAACACTGTTCAAAATGCAAGCTCTAATAATTTGAATGCAACGTTAAATATGGACATGTTGTATAAATATTTAGGACTGACAAAAAACGCAAATAAAGCAGTCCCAAAGCCTAAAACAACTGCCCCGAAACCTGGCGAAAAAATAGTAAATACAAATCCGAATCAAGTACAAAAAAACAATGAATTTGTAGATGGTTTTATAGGTGTTTTGACCAGTATTAAAAACATTCAAATGAATTACACCTATAACAGTGGGACAGTTTTACCAGGTTATACACCTAGTGTAGGATTTCTTGGATCGTCAAGACCATCGTTAGGATTTATTTTTGGAAGTCAAGCCGATGTGCGATATGAAGCAGCCAAAAATGGTTGGTTAACAAACTATCCTGATTTTAATCAAAATTTTTCTCAAGTAACCAATAAATTATTCAAAGCTACAGCAAATGTAGATTTGTTACCAGATTTGAAAATTGACTTGACATTAGACCGTGCTTACTCTGAAAACTCTTCAGAACAGTATGATATAATTGACGGTGTTTATAATCCAAGATCGCCTTATGATACTGGTATTTTTTCAATTTCTACGGTGTTAATAAGAACTTCGTTTTTGGCTAGTGATGAAAATTCATCGGTTGCATTTGATGATTTTAGAACGAACCGACTTACGGTTGCGAATCGATTGGCTACGCAAAGAGGAATTGATATTAATAATCCAGTTAATTTAGATCCTGATGGATTTCCAATAGGGTTTGGAAAAAACAATCAAGCCGTATTATTACCTGCGTTTTTAGCAGCATACTCCGGTGGGAATGCTTCAGATGTTTCTCTTGGAATTTTTAGAAGTTTCCCAATCCCAAACTGGTCCATTAAATATAACGGTTTGATGCGTTATGGACTTTTTAAAAAGAATTTCAAACGTTTCTCTTTGCAACATAATTACAGGGCTTCCTATACTATAAATGCGTTTAGATCAAATTTTGAATACGACAAAGATCCAAGTGGAGTAGACGCTAGTGGTAATTTTTTTAATAGAACCATAATGTCAAATATTAACTTGGTAGAACAGTTTAATCCTTTGCTACGAATGGATTTTGAATTGAAAAGTTCATTAAAAGTCCTAGCTGAAATCAAAAAAGACAGAGCGCTATCAATGAGTTTTGATAATAATTTATTGACAGAAGTGAAAGGGATTGAATATGTTGTAGGATTGGGGTATCGTTTTAAAGATGTAATTTTCTCTTCTAGATTGGCTGATAATCCAACAGGGATAATAAAAAGTGATATCAATTTGAAAGCGGATGTAACCTATAGAAACAATCAGACGATTGTTAGATATTTAGATTACGACAACAATCAATTAGCGGGTGGACAAAATATATGGTCTTTGACTATCAAAGCAGATTATGCATTTAGTAAGAATCTAACGGCTATTTTCTATTATGATCACTCTTTTTCGAAAGCTGTAATTTCTACTTCTTTTCCATTGACAAATGTTCGCTCTGGAATCACACTTCGTTATAATTTTGGGAATTAA
- the deoC gene encoding deoxyribose-phosphate aldolase, translated as MNIKQYLDSTYLKTAEQAGLSEQENTLVVKGFVQEAIEQHFKLIMVRPNMVSLAKKMIVESNSIVLIGTVIDFPEGKSSVEDKLNEAHQAIHDGADDLDFVCNYEAFKRGEIALVKEEILKCTQLGLENNKVVKWIIEVAALSDKEIIQLSSLIKNVIVSNFKQELFASVFVKSSTGFFKTENNLPNGATISSIMMMLENASPLPVKAAGGVRTYEEAVEMIRLGVKRIGTSGAKSIANGQNSHNEY; from the coding sequence ATGAATATCAAGCAATATTTAGATTCTACCTATTTAAAAACGGCAGAACAAGCGGGACTCAGTGAACAAGAAAATACTTTGGTAGTCAAAGGGTTTGTCCAAGAAGCAATAGAGCAGCATTTCAAGCTTATTATGGTCCGTCCTAATATGGTTTCTTTGGCAAAAAAAATGATTGTTGAATCGAATTCAATTGTGTTAATAGGTACTGTAATTGATTTTCCGGAAGGTAAATCTTCTGTAGAAGATAAACTTAATGAAGCTCATCAAGCAATACACGATGGTGCTGATGATTTAGATTTTGTATGCAACTATGAAGCTTTTAAAAGAGGAGAAATAGCCTTGGTAAAAGAAGAAATTTTGAAATGTACCCAATTAGGTTTAGAGAACAACAAGGTAGTCAAGTGGATTATCGAAGTGGCGGCTCTAAGTGATAAGGAGATTATTCAGTTGTCAAGTTTGATAAAAAATGTAATAGTTTCTAATTTTAAGCAAGAGCTTTTTGCTTCGGTTTTTGTTAAGTCGTCTACGGGTTTTTTTAAAACAGAAAATAATTTGCCAAACGGAGCTACTATTTCTTCTATAATGATGATGCTCGAAAATGCATCGCCCCTTCCGGTGAAAGCAGCAGGAGGTGTAAGGACTTATGAAGAAGCAGTTGAGATGATTCGATTAGGAGTGAAAAGAATAGGTACATCAGGCGCAAAAAGTATTGCTAACGGACAAAATTCACATAATGAATATTAA
- a CDS encoding gliding motility protein RemB, translating into MKKGLLTLFLLSFSLFAYSQNSNTTSVQTGNSATRFPIFPDCVNLQSKVLENCFYNQVQDFVFQNFQVPDNLKQNNFKGDVKVLFEVDSNGNFKVIYVDAIDEALIKETKRVFGTFLKIEPSTYNGKPTYSKFTITIAIPLKSRAELEAEALAKAEIVSNNKPKLTELDSIVYKKFANPEFESHLNVPFSHSYYAQFDGALNQVGSNNHTASKPYTYAEVSKYYDLKAVNEKIKKKVSGWWARKLWNESTVEIQGEGYWFTLNPIFDLQVGKASKSEASYTYVNTRGINFRGGLGKQLNFSTTVFESQGRFADYFNRYAESIKPAGGNPAIIPGIGIAKDFKTDAYDFPLAEANLTFTPSKFYDLQLGYGRNFIGDGYRSLLESDGASPYPYFKLNTNFWKIKYTNTYMWLKDVRPEVTLERTYATKFMANHYLSWNVSNKLNLGFFESVIWTNSNDRGFDVNFVNPIIFYRSVEFASSARSGNAFLGLTFKYKWSNQINFYGQFILDEFSLGDIKERNNSWKNKYGYQLGVKYYNAFKVDNLLLQLEYNHVRPYVYSHSMPITNYAHNNQSIGHQWGGNFKEFIAIARYHKGRLFADAKVTVGTRGLDFDTAEDGFNYGGNIYKDYDENRAFDSDVKVGQGNKTAVFIADFQGGYLVNPATNLKLFGSYIYRSFDPAKNTVTTFTESTNWFTLGLRADIFNWYFDY; encoded by the coding sequence ATGAAAAAGGGTTTGCTGACTTTATTTTTACTTTCGTTTTCCCTTTTTGCATATTCTCAAAATTCAAATACTACTTCGGTGCAAACGGGCAATTCGGCAACGCGTTTTCCTATTTTTCCTGATTGCGTAAATTTGCAATCTAAAGTCTTAGAGAATTGTTTCTACAATCAAGTTCAGGATTTTGTTTTTCAAAATTTTCAAGTTCCGGATAATTTAAAGCAAAATAATTTTAAGGGGGATGTAAAAGTTCTTTTTGAAGTAGATAGTAATGGTAACTTTAAAGTGATTTATGTGGACGCTATCGATGAGGCTTTGATTAAAGAGACAAAAAGGGTTTTCGGTACATTTCTAAAAATAGAACCGTCAACCTATAATGGAAAACCTACCTATTCTAAGTTTACCATTACTATTGCCATACCTTTAAAAAGTAGAGCGGAACTCGAAGCAGAAGCTTTGGCGAAAGCCGAAATAGTTTCAAATAATAAACCGAAGCTTACTGAATTGGACAGTATTGTGTATAAAAAGTTTGCTAATCCGGAGTTTGAAAGTCATTTGAATGTTCCTTTTTCACATAGTTATTACGCACAGTTTGATGGCGCTTTAAACCAAGTGGGGAGTAATAATCATACTGCTTCAAAGCCATATACGTATGCTGAGGTTTCAAAATATTACGATCTGAAGGCAGTAAATGAAAAGATAAAAAAGAAAGTTTCAGGTTGGTGGGCAAGGAAATTATGGAATGAGAGTACAGTTGAAATTCAGGGAGAAGGGTATTGGTTTACATTAAATCCTATATTTGATTTACAGGTGGGTAAAGCTTCAAAAAGTGAGGCCTCTTATACATATGTAAATACACGCGGAATCAATTTTAGAGGAGGTTTAGGTAAGCAACTTAACTTTTCTACCACAGTTTTTGAAAGCCAAGGACGTTTTGCAGATTACTTCAATCGTTATGCAGAATCTATTAAGCCTGCGGGAGGAAATCCTGCTATTATTCCAGGGATAGGAATTGCAAAAGATTTTAAAACGGATGCATATGATTTTCCTTTGGCGGAAGCCAATTTGACTTTTACACCTAGTAAATTTTATGATTTGCAATTGGGTTACGGCAGAAATTTTATTGGAGATGGATACCGTTCTTTGTTAGAAAGCGATGGTGCTAGTCCGTATCCTTATTTTAAATTGAATACTAATTTTTGGAAAATTAAATATACAAATACCTACATGTGGCTTAAGGACGTTCGTCCTGAGGTGACATTAGAAAGAACGTACGCCACAAAATTTATGGCAAATCATTATTTGAGTTGGAATGTTTCGAATAAATTAAATCTTGGTTTCTTCGAATCGGTGATTTGGACTAATTCAAATGATAGGGGATTTGATGTGAATTTTGTAAATCCAATAATATTTTATCGTTCGGTTGAATTTGCATCTTCTGCTCGAAGTGGGAATGCCTTTTTAGGATTGACTTTTAAGTATAAATGGAGTAACCAAATTAATTTTTATGGGCAGTTTATTTTGGATGAGTTTTCTCTTGGTGACATAAAAGAAAGAAATAATAGTTGGAAAAATAAGTATGGTTATCAATTAGGTGTTAAATATTATAATGCCTTCAAAGTAGATAATTTACTATTGCAATTAGAGTACAATCATGTGCGTCCGTATGTATATTCTCATAGTATGCCAATCACGAATTATGCGCATAACAATCAGAGTATAGGGCATCAATGGGGAGGAAATTTCAAGGAATTTATTGCGATTGCTCGTTATCATAAAGGAAGACTTTTTGCTGATGCAAAAGTTACTGTGGGTACTCGAGGGTTAGATTTTGATACGGCCGAAGACGGTTTTAACTATGGAGGAAATATCTATAAAGATTACGACGAAAATAGGGCTTTTGATAGTGATGTAAAGGTAGGTCAAGGGAATAAAACGGCTGTTTTTATTGCTGATTTTCAAGGAGGTTATTTGGTGAATCCCGCTACGAACCTGAAGCTTTTTGGAAGTTATATTTATAGAAGTTTTGATCCTGCAAAAAATACTGTAACAACTTTTACTGAAAGTACTAATTGGTTTACTTTAGGTTTGAGAGCTGATATTTTTAATTGGTATTTTGATTATTAA
- the gcvH gene encoding glycine cleavage system protein GcvH, which yields MNIPVNLKYTKDHEWVSIDGDTATVGITDFAQKELGDIVYVEVETLDQTLEKDAVFGTVEAVKTVSDLFLPLTGEIIAFNDALESSPESVNSDPYGAGWMIKIKIANMAEVDDLLSSDSYKELIGA from the coding sequence ATGAACATACCAGTAAATTTAAAGTACACTAAAGATCACGAATGGGTTAGTATTGATGGCGATACTGCAACTGTAGGAATCACTGATTTTGCACAAAAAGAATTAGGAGATATCGTTTATGTTGAAGTTGAAACTTTAGATCAGACTTTAGAAAAAGATGCCGTTTTTGGTACAGTAGAAGCGGTGAAAACTGTTTCTGATTTGTTCTTACCACTAACAGGTGAAATTATAGCATTCAATGATGCTCTTGAAAGTTCTCCTGAAAGCGTTAATTCAGATCCTTATGGAGCTGGATGGATGATTAAAATAAAAATTGCAAATATGGCAGAAGTAGATGATTTATTATCTAGTGACTCATACAAAGAACTTATTGGTGCCTAA
- a CDS encoding VanZ family protein translates to MPKQIYFFTALFWAGVIAFFCLVQLNNVPLEEVSNLDKLVHVFFHFVLTVLCFLFFQKNTNAVNSLKPIMISFLFSVFFGIGIEIAQELFTTTRHADVFDVLANFSGAVLGVVTIILLDLKTKIR, encoded by the coding sequence GTGCCTAAACAAATTTATTTTTTTACGGCTTTATTTTGGGCTGGAGTTATTGCTTTTTTTTGTTTGGTTCAACTGAATAATGTTCCCTTAGAAGAGGTTTCAAATCTGGATAAATTAGTGCATGTCTTTTTTCATTTTGTTTTAACGGTACTTTGTTTTTTGTTTTTTCAAAAAAATACAAATGCTGTAAACAGTTTAAAACCCATTATGATTTCTTTTTTGTTTTCTGTTTTTTTTGGAATAGGGATAGAAATAGCTCAAGAATTATTTACCACTACCAGGCATGCAGATGTATTTGATGTTTTAGCAAATTTTTCTGGTGCAGTTTTAGGAGTAGTCACAATTATTTTATTGGATTTAAAAACAAAAATCAGATAA